In one window of Episyrphus balteatus chromosome 3, idEpiBalt1.1, whole genome shotgun sequence DNA:
- the LOC129916961 gene encoding uncharacterized protein LOC129916961 — protein sequence MALAANTREKIFLVGYPSHQITGCKLPSNRQVLSTLFFNLRIVKLNLKESARLVIREVHIFWEKARIQTKYEKDAIVKLEKLYNEWRNHQRNKNKTLESTKNKIKEFALKMDDLFDIAHRDALTINEKKRRIEEFRFDIDTEDDAETQGTEEEAQEEVYSQNSADWDRMDVSLSQATSGPSGSRKMRYSRGVKELLTMKLSMLLDRCKVSDRNASRIIIATIEALGQNPIESS from the exons ATGGCATTGGCAGCAAACacccgagaaaaaatttttcttgtaggCTATCCGTCTCATCAAATTACAGGGTGTAAATTACCCTCAAATCGTCAAGTTTTGTCaacactattttttaatttgcgaattgtaaaattaaatttaaaggaatCTGCAAGACTTGTCATTCGAGAGGTAcatattttttgggaaaaagccagaattcaaacaaaatatgaaaaagatgccattgttaaattagaaaaactttacaaTGAGTGGAGAAATCACcaacgaaataaaaacaaaacgcttgaaagcaccaaaaataaaataaaagaatttgcgTTGAAAATGGACGATCTCTTTGATATAGCACATCGAGATGCCTTGaccattaatgaaaaaaaacgcAGAATTGAAGAATTCAGATTTGATATTG ATACTGAAGATGACGCGGAAACACAGGGGACGGAGGAGGAAGCTCAAGAAGAAGTATATAGCCAGAATTCTGCGgattgggatagaatggatgtttctctatctcaGGCAACCTCTGGGCCATCGGGTAGCAGGAAAatgaggtatagtcgtggggtgaaagagctgttaacaatgaaactttctatgttattagATCGATGTAAGGtatctgatagaaatgcttctcgcataattatTGCTACgatagaagcactagggcaaaatccaattgagtcaagttaa
- the LOC129915024 gene encoding uncharacterized protein LOC129915024 has translation MEKILIFVVCVLAICCQIVLSQRTANGYVYNNPNGANLGPHESNSVPQQLAQDLRPPPHQQHQQLQQNIENGALSLPFAQNSDNFALQQGFNQPASNFQLPNAPQLHNINYSPSGQQFNQQSAENLMRLQFETLDGNQGNGIEQGCGPEPIVGQFKPELVDLANGGPLTRMITTCGPNGDCKSIALQSDLNRAQGVLSQQQSNRNQNSPPQIGPHETYLVHIESRGRGNVGTAVGAAGPVPALVRPRNRRLIQYSEILQDDPYN, from the exons ATGgagaaaattcttatttttgtg GTTTGTGTCTTGGCAATTTGTTGTCAAATTGTGTTATCACAACGTACAGCAAATGGATATGTTTATAACAATCCTAATGGAGCTAATTTAGGACCACACGAATCGAACTCAGTACCTCAACAGTTAGCTCAGGACTTAAGGCCACCTCCAcaccaacaacatcaacaactacaacaaaatattgaaaatggtGCCCTCAGCTTACCATTTGCACAGAATTCTGACAACTTTGCCCTACAACAAGGATTCAACCAACCAGCTTCCAACTTCCAGTTGCCCAATGCACCGCAGTTACATAATATCAACTATTCACCATCAGGACAACAATTCAACCAACAATCAGCTGAGAATTTGATGCGACTTCAGTTCGAAACTTTAGATGGAAATCAAGGCAATGGCATCGAACAAGGATGTGGTCCAGAACCAATTGTTGGTCAATTTAAGCCAGAATTAGTCGATTTGGCCAATGGTGGACCTTTGACTCGAATGATCACAACTTGTGGTCCAAATGGTGATTGTAAGTCAATTGCTTTGCAATCGGATTTAAATCGAGCTCAGGGAGTTCTTTCACAACAACAATCGAATCGAAATCAAAATAGTCCACCCCAAATAGGACCTCATGAGACGTATTTAGTTCATATTGAGAGTCGTGGAAGGGGAAATGTTGGAACGGCTGTTGGTGCTGCTGGGCCAGTGCCAGCGTTGGTTAGACCTCGCAACAGGAGATTGATTCAATATTCAGAAATACTTCAGGATGATccttataattaa